From a single Xiphophorus maculatus strain JP 163 A chromosome 5, X_maculatus-5.0-male, whole genome shotgun sequence genomic region:
- the LOC102233550 gene encoding ras-related protein Rap-2a-like codes for MSLEVKEKTQVRVVFLGAAGVGKTALIRRFLQDTFEPKHRRTVEELHSKEYDIGGVKVTVEILDTSGSYSFPAMRKLSIQNSDAFALVYAVNDPESLEAVKSLRDEILEIKEDKYTPIVVVGNKADREEERQVSADDVLATVEMDWNNSYLEASAKENSNVVEVFKELLQQVNLPSRLSPALRRRRETFPKGTDFRPPMNKTNSCILS; via the coding sequence ATGTCTCTGGAGGTGAAGGAGAAGACTCAAGTGCGGGTTGTCTTTCTGGGGGCTGCAGGGGTCGGCAAGACGGCTCTGATCAGACGCTTCCTCCAGGACACCTTCGAGCCGAAACACAGGCGCACcgtggaggagctgcacagcAAGGAGTACGACATCGGAGGGGTCAAAGTCACCGTGGAGATCCTGGACACCAGCGGCAGCTACTCCTTCCCCGCCATGCGCAAGCTCTCCATCCAGAACAGCGACGCCTTCGCCCTGGTGTATGCCGTGAATGACCCCGAGTCCCTGGAGGCCGTCAAAAGTCTCCGTGACGAGATCCTGGAGATCAAGGAGGACAAGTACACGCCGATCGTGGTGGTGGGGAACAAGGCGGACAGGGAGGAGGAGCGCCAGGTGTCCGCCGACGACGTGCTGGCCACCGTGGAGATGGACTGGAACAACAGCTACCTGGAGGCGTCCGCCAAGGAGAACTCCAACGTGGTGGAGGTGTTcaaggagctgctgcagcaggtgaACCTCCCCAGCCGCCTGAGCCCGGCGCTCCGCAGGCGCAGGGAGACTTTCCCGAAGGGCACCGACTTTCGGCCACCGATGAACAAAACCAACAGCTGCATCCTGTCATAA
- the LOC102233807 gene encoding phosphoribosyl pyrophosphate synthase-associated protein 1-like, translating into MPIRRFGGHRSLVPYSQTSKLSYGYTKMNISRSDYRVFSANSSTACTELAKRITERLGVQLGRSVVYQESNTETRVEVKESVRGQDVFIIQTIPRDVNTAVMELLVMAYALKTSCAKNIIGVIPYFPYSKQCKMRKRGSIVCKLLASMLAKAGLTHIITMDLHQKEIQGFFNFPIDNLRASPFLIQYIQEEIADYRNAVIVAKSPSAAKRAQAYAERLRLGLAVMHGEAQHSESDMADGRHSPPLSRTTAGHTGLELPLMMPKEKPPITVVGDVGGRIAIIVDDIIDDVEDFVAAAESLKERGAYKIYIMATHGLLSAEAPILIEESAIDEVVVTNTVPHEVQKLQCPKIKTVDVSLILAEAIRRIHNGESMSYLFRNITVDD; encoded by the exons ATGCCCATCAGGCGTTTTGGGGGTCACAGGTCCCTGGTTCCTTACTCTCAGACCTCCAAGCTGTCGTATGGTTACACTAAAATGAATATCTCAAGAAGCGACTATCGGGTTTTTTCTGCCAACTCTTCCACTGCCTGCACCGAGCTGGCCAAGAGGATAACAGA GCGCCTAGGTGTGCAGCTGGGCAGGTCGGTAGTTTACCAGGAGTCAAACACAG agaCTCGAGTAGAGGTAAAGGAATCTGTCCGAGGACAAGACGTTTTTATTATTCAGACCATTCCAAg GGACGTCAACACAGCCGTCATGGAGCTGCTGGTTATGGCTTACGCTCTGAAGACATCGTGCGCCAAGAACATCATTGGGGTCATTCCCTACTTTCCCTACAGCAAGCAGTGCAAGATGAGGAAGAGAGGATCCATCGTCTGCAAGCTGCTCGCTTCCATGTTGGCTAAAGCCG GGCTTACTCATATCATCACTATGGATCTTCACCAGAAGGAGATCCAGGGATTCTTTAACTTCCCTATTGACAACCTCCGAGCTTCCCCTTTTCTCATTCAGTATATCCAAGAAGAG ATCGCAGACTACAGGAATGCTGTCATTGTTGCAAAGTCTCCGTCTGCTGCTAAACG GGCCCAAGCTTATGCTGAGAGGCTGCGACTCGGCCTGGCAGTGATGCATGGGGAGGCGCAGCATTCCGAGTCGGACATGGCAGACGGCCGACATTCCCCCCCGCTGTCCCGCACCACAGCAGGACACACAGGCCTGGAGTTGCCGT TGATGATGCCGAAGGAGAAGCCTCCTATCACCGTCGTCGGAGACGTAGGAGGGAGAATCGCCATCATTGTG GATGACATCATAGATGATGTCGAGGACTttgttgcagcagcagaaagccTGAAGGAGAGAGGAGCGTACAAGATCTACATCATGGCTACACATGGGCTGCTGTCTGCAGAAGCTCCCATACTAATAGAGGAGTCTGCTATAGATGAG GTGGTTGTGACCAACACCGTTCCTCATGAGGTGCAGAAGCTGCAGTGTCCGAAGATCAAAACTGTGGATGTGAGTCTGATCCTGGCTGAGGCCATCCGCCGCATCCACAACGGAGAGTCCATGTCCTACCTGTTCCGCAACATCACTGTGGACGACTGA
- the LOC111608557 gene encoding trichohyalin-like isoform X2: MRFPDAPNTNMDRVVVEVPINNAPRKRQVRFSARHDIILLREVIAQNPFCSKEPGRMWARVGEIITAALQEESFEVDARRCRERTMLLLDYYKKQDFPSLRRFGTEKLYAQKEDLLHEVLELEAEKGLLVSGDGAKYQDEEPRNHLIEELTLTEPDKPNITRLPPLVTEAEEEREHMAELSAAPTAKRPCQCCCQTYSEILSFLEKRSEAEQRLREEELSLRREELEIQRSKIALERERLEAERKERERRFELESQERQVILDLLKDKVLKG; the protein is encoded by the exons ATGCGGTTCCCGGATGCGCCGAACACAAACATGGACCGGGTGGTGGTGGAAGTCCCGATCAACAACG CGCCCCGAAAGCGTCAGGTGCGTTTCTCAGCGAGGCATGACATCATCCTTCTGAGGGAGGTTATCGCCCAGAACCCGTTCTGTTCTAAAGAGccag GGCGGATGTGGGCCCGGGTGGGGGAGATCATCACCGCAGCCCTCCAGGAGGAGAGCTTTGAGGTAGATGCCAGGAGATGTCGGGAGAGGACCATGTTGCTGCTGGACTACTACAAGAAACAAGATTTTCCCAGTTTGCGCAG GTTTGGAACAGAGAAGTTGTATGCCCAAAAGGAAGATTTGCTCCACGAGGTTTTGGAGCTAGAGGCTGAGAAAGGGCTGCTGGTCAGTGGTGACGGTGCAAAATACCAG GATGAAGAACCAAGGAATCATCTAATAGAGGAACTAACTCTTACAGAACCAGACAAACCTAACATCACACGGCTGCCCCCGTTAG TtacagaagcagaagaagagcgTGAACACATGGCAGAGCTTTCAGCGGCGCCCACAGCCAAGCGGCCCTGCCAGTGTTGCTGCCAGACCTACTCAGAGATCCTGAGCTTTCTGGAGAAGCGCTCAGAGGCGGAGCAGCGGCTCCGAGAGGAGGAGCTTTCTCTACGTCGAGAAGAGCTGGAGATTCAGAGGA GTAAGATTGCTCTGGAGAGAGAACGTCTGGAAGCGGAGAGGAAAGAGAGGGAGCGGAGGTTTGAACTGGAGAGCCAGGAGAGGCAGGTCATTTTGGACCTGCTGAAAGATAAAGTGCTGAAAGGCTAA
- the LOC111608557 gene encoding uncharacterized protein LOC111608557 isoform X1, with translation MRFPDAPNTNMDRVVVEVPINNAPRKRQVRFSARHDIILLREVIAQNPFCSKEPGRMWARVGEIITAALQEESFEVDARRCRERTMLLLDYYKKQDFPSLRRFGTEKLYAQKEDLLHEVLELEAEKGLLVSGDGAKYQDEEPRNHLIEELTLTEPDKPNITRLPPLDSKSFVTVTEAEEEREHMAELSAAPTAKRPCQCCCQTYSEILSFLEKRSEAEQRLREEELSLRREELEIQRSKIALERERLEAERKERERRFELESQERQVILDLLKDKVLKG, from the exons ATGCGGTTCCCGGATGCGCCGAACACAAACATGGACCGGGTGGTGGTGGAAGTCCCGATCAACAACG CGCCCCGAAAGCGTCAGGTGCGTTTCTCAGCGAGGCATGACATCATCCTTCTGAGGGAGGTTATCGCCCAGAACCCGTTCTGTTCTAAAGAGccag GGCGGATGTGGGCCCGGGTGGGGGAGATCATCACCGCAGCCCTCCAGGAGGAGAGCTTTGAGGTAGATGCCAGGAGATGTCGGGAGAGGACCATGTTGCTGCTGGACTACTACAAGAAACAAGATTTTCCCAGTTTGCGCAG GTTTGGAACAGAGAAGTTGTATGCCCAAAAGGAAGATTTGCTCCACGAGGTTTTGGAGCTAGAGGCTGAGAAAGGGCTGCTGGTCAGTGGTGACGGTGCAAAATACCAG GATGAAGAACCAAGGAATCATCTAATAGAGGAACTAACTCTTACAGAACCAGACAAACCTAACATCACACGGCTGCCCCCGTTAG ATTCTAAAAGTTTTGTCACAGTtacagaagcagaagaagagcgTGAACACATGGCAGAGCTTTCAGCGGCGCCCACAGCCAAGCGGCCCTGCCAGTGTTGCTGCCAGACCTACTCAGAGATCCTGAGCTTTCTGGAGAAGCGCTCAGAGGCGGAGCAGCGGCTCCGAGAGGAGGAGCTTTCTCTACGTCGAGAAGAGCTGGAGATTCAGAGGA GTAAGATTGCTCTGGAGAGAGAACGTCTGGAAGCGGAGAGGAAAGAGAGGGAGCGGAGGTTTGAACTGGAGAGCCAGGAGAGGCAGGTCATTTTGGACCTGCTGAAAGATAAAGTGCTGAAAGGCTAA